Proteins co-encoded in one Malus sylvestris chromosome 9, drMalSylv7.2, whole genome shotgun sequence genomic window:
- the LOC126582717 gene encoding uncharacterized protein LOC126582717: protein MVISRIFARFTFWFRSFFAPVKLLLDQTKPNHAVVVRQTDGSAAVERDRTDSCPTLELTVTVSSVSFKLLFYYFSFALKREHQMIACPTYILDRCMYIYIYITENLYCLYRICTVSINELPDCILSSVFSLLTIKDAVDTSSLVCRWWRYLGTLRPILTRANLTFDVPNIFGVGLPERMDKLPEDGFNDCRPSLINVYYQRESFVRCVNKVLQLHHGKKLDSFKVEFFLDRFSAAFLNEWIRFAITKGVEVIHLHLYRCSDREHTYNYYVFPCWLLSELKAASTLKNLSMARCVLRLPPGFDGFNQLTSLYLCRIADEIPVARLLSDCLLLESLTLKSCKLGQDLIIESPSHRLNDLKLVNCKYLKTVYISLVNLASLELFQVDLLPSNLHGQKKFVFVRGTGCINLRGFLGLRLFICRRVLLLEFGRYQHSEASRNWSWIFFRMNLTSCGF from the coding sequence ATGGTTATAAGTAGAATATTTGCAAGGTTTACATTTTGGTTCCGATCCTTCTTTGCACCTGTTAAACTGCTGCTggaccaaaccaaaccaaaccatgcAGTGGTGGTCCGTCAGACTGACGGTTCTGCTGCGGTGGAACGCGACCGAACCGACTCGTGCCCAACCCTAGAACTAACTGTAACTGTAAGTTCTGTTTCTTTTAagcttttgttttattatttttcttttgcgcTCAAGAGAGAGCATCAGATGATTGCCTGCCCTACCTACATATTAGAcagatgtatgtatatatatatatatataacagaaAATTTGTACTGTCTCTATCGTATTTGTACTGTCTCTATCAATGAGTTGCCGGATTGCATACTGTCATCTGTATTTTCATTGTTAACCATAAAAGATGCAGTGGATACTAGTAGCTTGGTATGCCGTTGGTGGAGGTACCTTGGGACGTTGCGTCCCATACTAACAAGGGCCAATCTTACGTTTGACGTCCCAAACATTTTCGGAGTCGGACTTCCTGAACGAATGGATAAACTGCCTGAAGATGGATTTAACGATTGTCGTCCATCCTTGATAAATGTATATTATCAAAGAGAAAGCTTCGTAAGATGTGTGAATAAAGTTTTGCAGCTACACCACGGCAAGAAGTTggactctttcaaagtggaattctttcTGGACAGATTTTCTGCTGCCTTCCTCAATGAATGGATTCGTTTTGCAATTACAAAGGGAGTTGAAGTGATTCATCTTCATTTATATAGGTGCTCGGACAGGGAACATACATATAATTATTATGTTTTCCCGTGCTGGTTGCTTTCAGAGTTGAAGGCAGCATCAACTCTAAAGAATTTGTCCATGGCTAGATGTGTTCTAAGACTACCACCTGGTTTCGACGGATTCAATCAGCTAACTAGTCTGTATCTGTGTAGAATTGCAGACGAAATTCCTGTGGCACGTCTTCTCTCCGACTGTTTGTTGCTTGAAAGCTTGACCTTAAAGAGTTGCAAGTTGGGCCAAGATTTAATTATTGAGAGTCCATCACATCGACTGAATGATTTGAAACTGGTAAACTGCAAGTATCTAAAAACAGTTTATATTTCTCTAGTAAATCTTGCTTCCTTAGAACTGTTTCAAGTAGATTTGTTGCCATCAAACCTCCACGgccaaaaaaaatttgttttcgTTCGTGGCACTGGATGTATCAATTTGCGTGGTTTCCTGGGCTTGAGACTCTTCATCTGCAGACGTGTGCTGCTTTTAGAGTTTGGGAGGTACCAACATTCAGAAGCCTCAAGAAACTGGAGTTGGATATTTTTTCGAATGAACCTGACCTCGTGTGGGTTCTGA
- the LOC126582719 gene encoding 40S ribosomal protein S19-3-like, which produces MATAKTVKDVSPHEFVKAYAAHLKRSGKVELPPWTDIVKTARFKELAPYDPDWYYVRAASMARKIYLRGGLGVGAFRRIYGGSQRNGSRPPHFCESSGAIARHILQQLQKMNIVDVDPKGGRKITSNGQRDLDQVAGRIVITP; this is translated from the exons ATGGCGACTGCGAAAACTGTGAAGGATGTCTCCCCTCACGAATTTGTTAAGGCTTACGCCGCCCATCTGAAGCGATCTGGCAAG GTTGAGCTTCCTCCATGGACTGATATCGTTAAGACCGCAAGATTCAAGGAGTTGGCTCCTTATGATCCTGACTGGTACTATGTCAGAGCTG CCTCCATGGCAAGGAAGATCTACTTGAGGGGAGGACTCGGTGTTGGTGCCTTCCGCAGGATTTATGGTGGAAGCCAGAGGAATGGAAGTCGTCCGCCACATTTCTGCGAGAGCAGTGGTGCTATTGCCCGACACATTCTCCAACAGTTACAGAAAATGAACATCGTTGATGTTGACCCAAAGGG AGGGAGGAAAATCACATCTAACGGTCAACGCGATCTTGACCAAGTTGCCGGACGAATTGTGATTACACCATGA
- the LOC126582712 gene encoding probable mitochondrial-processing peptidase subunit beta, mitochondrial encodes MAMKHLLTTLACRRPHRPPAALTAAVRSQSTSPAVATSSSSPSLPSPPPPTAMVYDRLAEEVKSKIKRLENPDPRFLKYGSPHPSLTDHSHILTAPETRVTTLPNGLRVATESNLASKTATVGVWIDAGSRFENDETNGTAHFLEHMIFKGTEQRTARDLEEEVENMGGHLNAYTSREQTTYYAKVLHSDVPKALSILADILQNSKFDDDRILRERDVILREMEEVEKQPDEVIFDHLHATAFQYSPLARTILGPSDNIKTISKEHLQNYIKTHYTAPRMVIAASGAIKHEDLVGSVKGLFTKLSGDPATASQLVAEEPSFFTGSEVRIVDDDLPLAHFAVAFSGASWTDPDSIPLMVMQAMLGSWNKNVGGGKHMGSELAQRVAINDIAENYMAFNTNYKDTGLFGVFATAKEDCLDDLAYAIMYEVTKLVYRVSEADVIRARNQLKSSLLLHLDGTSAVAEDIGRQLLTYGRRIPLAEMCARIDSVDASTIKRVANRFIYDRDIAIAAMGPVTKLPDYNWFRRRTYWNRY; translated from the exons ATGGCGATGAAGCACCTTCTTACAACCCTAGCTTGCCGACGGCCCCACAGACCGCCGGCTGCTCTAACAGCAGCCGTTCGATCCCAGTCAACCTCACCCGCCGTCGCCACGTCATCTTCATCCCCATCCCTACCCTCCCCTCCTCCACCAACCGCCATGGTCTACGATCGATTGGCCGAGGAAGTCAAATCGAAGATCAAAAGGCTCGAGAATCCGGACCCGAGGTTCCTCAAGTACGGGTCGCCCCACCCGAGTCTCACGGACCACAGCCACATCCTCACCGCACCCGAGACACGTGTCACCACGCTCCCCAACGGCCTCCGGGTCGCCACCGAGTCGAACCTCGCGTCTAAGACCGCCACCGTCGGGGTCTGGATCGACGCCGGGTCAAGGTTCGAGAACGACGAGACCAACGGCACCGCACATTTCTTGGAGCACATGATCTTCAAGGGGACGGAGCAGAGGACCGCGCGTGATCTCGAGGAGGAGGTCGAGAACATGGGAGGCCATTTGAATGCGTACACATCGAGGGAGCAGACCACGTACTATGCCAAGGTGCTCCATTCAGATGTGCCAAAAGCGCTTTCGATTTTAGCTGATATCTTGCAGAACTCCAAGTTCGATGATGACCGGATTTTGCGCGAGCGCGATGTGATTTTAAGGGAAATGGAGGAG GTTGAGAAACAACCCGATGAAGTCATTTTTGACCATCTGCATGCAACTGCATTCCAGTACTCTCCTCTAGCCAGAACTATTCTTGGACCTTCTGACAAcattaagaccatctccaaagagCATCTTCAGAACTATATCAAAACACATTACACTGCTCCCAGAATG GTTATTGCTGCTTCAGGAGCTATTAAGCATGAAGATCTTGTTGGTTCAGTTAAGGGTTTGTTTACTAAACTGTCTGGAGATCCTGCCACGGCCAGTCAGTTGGTTGCGGAAGAACCTTCCTTTTTCACTGGTTCTGAG GTCAGAATTGTGGATGAtgacttgcctttggcacattTTGCGGTTGCATTCAGCGGAGCGTCTTGGACAGATCCAGACTCTATTCCTCTAATGGTCATGCAGGCAATGTTGGGCTCATGGAATAAAAATGTTGGTGGTGGAAAGCACATGGG TTCAGAGCTGGCACAGAGGGTTGCCATTAATGACATTGCAGAAAACTATATGGCTTTCAACACCAACTACAAGGATACTGGCTTATTTGGTGTTTTTGCTACTGCTAAG GAGGATTGCTTAGATGATTTGGCCTATGCAATTATGTATGAGGTAACCAAGTTAGTTTATCGAGTTTCAGAAGCTGATGTTATTCGTGCGCGCAATCAG TTGAAATCTTCTCTCCTCCTTCACTTGGATGGGACAAGTGCCGTAGCTGAAGATATTGGACGCCAG CTACTTACATATGGTCGAAGAATCCCGTTAGCCGAAATGTGTGCTCGAATCGATTCTGTTGATGCAAGCACCATCAAACGTGTTGCAAACCGGTTTATCTATGACAGG GATATTGCAATTGCAGCCATGGGTCCCGTCACAAAATTGCCCGACTACAACTGGTTCAGACGCCGCACCTACTGGAACAGATACTAA
- the LOC126582214 gene encoding biotin carboxyl carrier protein of acetyl-CoA carboxylase 2, chloroplastic: protein MASFTVPCPKACSTPVTRLGSSAQPSQPQQHLLSFHNCLNRCPIPSLQISGLQSTVRKQSSSWKVQAQLNEVAAEKSPNSVPINNKKSEDGSPEGKGESSSQTNIPDAASISAFMAQVSDLIKLVDSRDIVELEMKQLDLELVIRKKEALAPPPPAPASQQPAQYYSMPPPQPAAAAPPPAPGPPAPALPAPAKTSTSSHPPLKCPMAGTFYRCPAPGEPPFVKVGDKVQKGQVICIIEAMKLMNEIEADQSGTVAEILVEDGKPVSVDTPLFVIVP from the exons ATGGCTTCCTTCACTGTTCCCTGTCCCAAGGCTTGCTCCACCCCCGTTACCCGCCTCGGCTCCTCCGCCCAGCCGTCACAGCCGCAGCAGCACCTCCTCTCCTTCCACAACTGCCTCAATCGCTGCCCCATTCCCTCTCTGCAGATTTCTGGCCTTCAG AGCACGGTCAGGAAGCAATCTTCTTCCTGGAAGGTGCAGGCACAGCTTAATGAG GTTGCAGCTGAGAAATCCCCAAATTCTGTACCCATAAACAACAAGAAGTCTGAAGATGGATCACCGGAAGGGAAAGGCGAGTCTTCCAGTCAAACCAATATTCCAGATGCAGCATCAATTTCCGCATTCATGGCTCAAGTATCAGACCTTATTAA GTTAGTGGATTCGAGAGACATTGTGGAGCTGGAAATGAAGCAACTAGATTTAGAGCTTGTGATTAGAAAAAAAGAAGCATTGGCGCCACCACCACCAGCTCCAGCTTCCCAACAACCAGCACAATATTATTCCATGCCACCACCTcaaccagcagcagcagctccTCCTCCAGCACCCGGTCCACCAGCACCTGCACTACCCGCCCCTGCAAAGACAAGCACATCATCTCACCCTCCACTGAAATGCCCCATGGCTGGAACCTTTTACCGCTGTCCTGCACCTGGTGAACCACCTTTTGTAAAG GTTGGAGATAAAGTTCAGAAAGGTCAAGTCATTTGCATCATTGAGGCCATGAAATTGATGAACGAAATTGAG GCTGATCAATCTGGAACCGTTGCTGAGATACTGGTAGAAGATGGGAAACCAGTCAGTGTAGACACG CCTCTTTTTGTCATAGTACCTTGA